Proteins co-encoded in one Campylobacter ornithocola genomic window:
- a CDS encoding capsular polysaccharide synthesis protein, with protein sequence MQIYQNNHLLYNNLTKKLSSFIPIKSTRRKLRNHIQYKLEHPKVASYLSKNYVNPFLEGRIPHFDFEKKHHFKNDKIIWQFWYQGKNQASHMIQQCFNSVQNQMKDDYTIIILDKDNIKDYLDFPPFVIEKLENNFFGEKTITFFSDLLRVCLLATYGGIWCDASIFLSSKIPSELCDKDFFTFERSKIKPSKEKLKKFIKSGYFSYGYFNWNDDFKVKMLNSFIISKSYHKNIQAMKDILIYYWSNEKNSNNFYYFTFQIIFELLKEHGFINDTYKNMSDIECHLLQFSAKEKFNSTLWEEIQKQSFLHKLTHFKSIKKDSMIDKIILQS encoded by the coding sequence ATGCAAATATATCAAAACAACCATTTGCTTTATAATAATCTAACAAAAAAATTAAGCTCATTTATACCCATTAAATCAACAAGAAGAAAATTAAGAAATCATATCCAATATAAGTTAGAACACCCTAAAGTAGCTAGTTATCTTTCAAAAAATTATGTCAATCCTTTTTTAGAAGGGAGAATTCCTCATTTTGATTTTGAAAAAAAACATCATTTTAAAAACGATAAAATTATTTGGCAATTTTGGTATCAAGGTAAAAATCAAGCTTCACATATGATACAACAATGTTTCAATTCAGTGCAAAATCAAATGAAAGATGACTACACAATCATCATTTTAGATAAAGATAATATAAAAGATTACCTTGATTTTCCACCATTTGTTATAGAAAAATTAGAAAATAATTTTTTTGGAGAAAAAACTATAACTTTTTTTTCAGATCTTTTAAGAGTATGTTTGCTTGCAACTTATGGTGGCATATGGTGTGATGCAAGTATATTTTTAAGCTCTAAAATTCCTAGTGAACTTTGCGATAAAGACTTTTTTACCTTTGAAAGATCAAAAATAAAACCTAGCAAAGAAAAATTGAAAAAATTTATTAAAAGTGGATATTTTTCTTATGGATATTTTAATTGGAATGATGATTTTAAGGTTAAAATGCTAAATAGTTTTATAATCTCAAAATCATATCACAAAAATATCCAAGCTATGAAAGACATACTTATATACTATTGGTCAAATGAGAAAAATTCTAATAACTTTTATTATTTTACTTTTCAAATTATCTTTGAACTTTTAAAAGAACATGGCTTTATAAATGATACTTATAAAAACATGAGCGATATAGAATGTCATTTATTGCAATTTAGCGCCAAAGAAAAATTTAATTCAACTCTTTGGGAAGAAATTCAAAAACAAAGTTTTTTACACAAACTCACGCATTTTAAATCTATAAAAAAAGATTCAATGATAGATAAAATCATCTTGCAAAGTTGA
- a CDS encoding glycosyltransferase family 2 protein, with amino-acid sequence MDLKQISVIMIVKNAQKTLKACLESLQEFGEIVLIENDSNDDTLKIAYEFSKSYKNIKIYQHKFIGFGPLKNLAISYASNDWIFNIDADELAKKEFLQELRQIKPNKEDIIALPRENLYNGEWIKACGWWPDHVMRVFNKTHTSFNENLVHESLILHEDSKKIKLQNGLRHFAFDDIDSLLDKLQKYSKLWALQNLHKESSVCKALLRGIWTFFRNYVLKKGIFYGYKGFIISTCNALGAFFKYMKLYELKKQKPKTCALIITTYNQKERLALVLDSVKNLEPLPDEVLIADDGSREDTAKLIQTYQKDFPCKLEHIWQEDEGFRAAASRNKAINTSNSEYIILIDGDMILEKNFINDHLKFASLKTILQGSRAILNENESKELLSKNDFSLAFNKKGFKNQRNIFLAKCVYKFSKLTKKFFKKSQLVKGSKTCNMSFYKSDFEAIEGFNEKFIGWGREDSEFVARFLFNNGVFKRLKFNALAYHIYHEENSKNMLEINHQIYLETIKNEKTTWR; translated from the coding sequence ATGGATTTAAAGCAAATTAGTGTGATAATGATTGTTAAAAATGCTCAAAAAACTTTAAAAGCTTGTTTGGAATCTTTGCAAGAATTTGGTGAGATTGTTTTGATAGAAAATGATAGCAATGATGATACTTTGAAAATTGCTTATGAGTTCAGTAAAAGTTATAAAAATATCAAGATTTATCAGCATAAATTTATAGGTTTTGGACCTTTGAAAAATTTAGCCATCAGTTATGCTAGTAATGATTGGATTTTTAATATTGATGCAGATGAGCTTGCTAAGAAAGAATTTTTACAAGAATTAAGGCAAATTAAGCCTAATAAAGAAGATATCATAGCCTTACCAAGAGAAAATTTATACAATGGAGAGTGGATTAAAGCTTGTGGGTGGTGGCCTGATCATGTAATGCGAGTATTTAATAAAACCCATACTAGTTTTAATGAAAATTTGGTACATGAGAGTTTGATTTTACATGAAGATAGCAAAAAGATTAAGTTACAAAATGGTTTGAGGCATTTTGCATTTGATGATATCGATAGTTTGTTAGATAAGCTTCAAAAATACTCCAAACTTTGGGCTTTGCAAAATTTACACAAAGAAAGTAGTGTTTGTAAGGCATTGCTAAGAGGAATTTGGACTTTTTTTAGAAATTATGTTTTAAAAAAAGGAATTTTTTATGGCTATAAAGGCTTTATCATAAGTACTTGTAATGCTTTAGGAGCTTTTTTTAAATATATGAAATTATATGAACTTAAAAAGCAAAAGCCAAAAACTTGTGCTTTGATTATCACTACTTATAATCAAAAAGAAAGACTTGCTTTGGTGCTTGATAGCGTTAAAAACTTAGAGCCTTTACCAGATGAGGTTTTAATAGCTGATGATGGAAGCAGGGAAGATACAGCTAAGCTTATACAGACTTATCAAAAAGATTTTCCTTGTAAGTTAGAGCATATTTGGCAAGAAGATGAGGGATTTCGTGCTGCGGCAAGTCGCAATAAGGCAATTAATACCTCTAATAGCGAATATATTATCTTAATCGATGGGGATATGATTTTAGAAAAAAACTTCATTAATGATCATTTAAAATTTGCTAGTTTAAAGACTATTTTGCAAGGCTCAAGAGCTATTTTAAATGAAAATGAAAGTAAAGAACTTTTAAGCAAAAATGATTTTAGTTTGGCATTTAACAAAAAGGGTTTTAAAAATCAAAGAAATATTTTTTTAGCCAAATGTGTATATAAATTTTCAAAATTAACTAAGAAATTTTTTAAAAAATCACAACTTGTTAAAGGTAGCAAAACTTGCAATATGAGTTTTTATAAAAGTGATTTTGAAGCCATTGAGGGATTTAATGAAAAATTTATAGGCTGGGGTAGGGAAGATAGCGAGTTTGTAGCTAGGTTTTTATTTAATAATGGAGTGTTTAAAAGACTTAAATTTAATGCCCTAGCTTATCATATTTACCATGAAGAAAATAGCAAAAATATGCTTGAAATCAATCATCAAATTTATCTTGAAACTATAAAAAATGAAAAAACAACTTGGAGATAA
- a CDS encoding lipid A biosynthesis lauroyl acyltransferase, giving the protein MINYIYLSLFYTLKIFVRILPTKLLNSFANLVALITYKLNHKHRKIININLKICFPEKNQKWRDETSLNIYKNFAKFGIDFIKNQNASKEEIINKICFDDEEQILNIMQSKRPLIVTTAHYGNWELLALSFGAKFQGISIVGRALDSVIMDKILSKNRTQFNIELIEKKGGLKKMLKALKESRSLGILTDQDAVDSESIKIQYFNQEVNFIAGASVLAKKTNAMILPCFVYQKDEKFFVKTFKALDASKASIEELTKYQAKCCEEMIKFKPDEYFFFHKRFKRYNHELYL; this is encoded by the coding sequence ATGATAAATTATATATATTTGAGCCTTTTTTATACACTAAAGATATTTGTGAGGATTTTACCCACAAAGCTTTTAAATTCTTTTGCAAATTTGGTTGCTTTGATCACTTATAAACTAAATCACAAACATCGCAAAATCATTAACATAAACTTAAAAATTTGTTTTCCTGAAAAAAATCAAAAATGGCGTGATGAAACTAGCCTTAATATCTATAAAAATTTTGCTAAATTTGGGATTGATTTTATCAAAAATCAAAATGCAAGTAAAGAAGAAATCATCAATAAAATTTGCTTTGATGATGAGGAGCAAATTTTAAATATAATGCAAAGTAAAAGACCCTTGATTGTAACTACGGCTCATTATGGCAACTGGGAGCTTTTGGCTTTGTCTTTTGGAGCTAAATTTCAAGGAATTTCCATAGTTGGAAGAGCACTTGATAGCGTGATAATGGATAAAATTTTAAGTAAAAATCGCACGCAATTTAACATAGAACTTATAGAAAAAAAGGGCGGGCTTAAAAAAATGTTAAAAGCCTTAAAAGAAAGTAGATCGCTTGGAATTTTAACCGATCAAGATGCAGTGGATAGTGAAAGTATAAAAATACAATATTTTAATCAAGAAGTAAATTTCATAGCAGGTGCGAGTGTGCTTGCAAAAAAAACAAATGCTATGATTTTACCTTGTTTTGTGTATCAAAAAGATGAGAAATTTTTTGTAAAAACTTTCAAGGCCTTAGATGCAAGTAAAGCAAGTATAGAAGAACTTACTAAGTATCAAGCAAAGTGTTGTGAAGAGATGATTAAATTTAAACCTGATGAGTATTTTTTCTTTCATAAGAGATTTAAAAGATACAATCATGAATTGTATTTGTAG
- the waaC gene encoding lipopolysaccharide heptosyltransferase I: protein MKIGLVKLSALGDIIHAVIVLQFIKKHYPKASIDWFVDARFAGLLQDHPMINEVYALPLKDRKFKEVFAMLFEARQNKYDVVIDLQGLIKSALVSKILCANTFGFDQESIKEGFASNFYTHKFACNYEENIIVRNLSLVAYVLNEHFDHSDIELKQSCFSIDDELKEELEQRLSLNESTPNILIHVGSSMPNKIYPKERLILLCRMLSEYFTSAKIMLGWGNVNEFNFAKDIVLNLKHLKIELAPKLSLSELCALTKASDLIIGNDSGPTHLAFALNKPSITIFGATPSQRNTYETNINKTINAGKKILHSKHIDKSDFCIQNIDEKDIFKLACELLEK from the coding sequence ATGAAAATAGGTTTGGTTAAATTATCCGCACTTGGAGATATCATCCATGCGGTGATTGTTTTGCAATTTATTAAAAAACATTATCCTAAGGCAAGTATTGATTGGTTTGTAGATGCAAGATTTGCAGGATTATTGCAAGATCATCCAATGATCAATGAAGTCTATGCTTTGCCTTTAAAAGATAGAAAATTCAAAGAAGTTTTTGCTATGCTTTTTGAAGCTAGGCAAAATAAATATGATGTTGTGATTGATTTGCAAGGTTTGATTAAATCTGCTTTGGTAAGTAAAATTTTATGCGCTAATACTTTTGGTTTTGATCAAGAAAGTATCAAAGAGGGCTTTGCGAGTAATTTTTATACGCATAAATTTGCATGTAATTATGAAGAAAATATTATCGTGCGTAATCTTTCTTTAGTAGCTTATGTATTAAATGAGCATTTTGATCATAGTGATATAGAGTTAAAGCAAAGTTGTTTTAGTATAGATGATGAGTTAAAAGAAGAGCTAGAGCAAAGACTTTCTTTAAATGAAAGTACGCCAAATATACTCATACATGTAGGCTCGTCTATGCCTAATAAAATTTACCCAAAAGAGCGTTTGATACTACTTTGTAGAATGCTTTCGGAGTATTTTACTAGTGCAAAAATCATGCTTGGTTGGGGCAATGTTAATGAGTTTAATTTTGCTAAAGATATAGTTTTAAATTTAAAACATTTAAAAATAGAACTTGCGCCAAAATTAAGCTTAAGTGAGCTTTGTGCTTTAACTAAGGCAAGTGATTTGATTATCGGAAATGATAGCGGGCCTACTCATTTGGCCTTTGCACTAAACAAGCCTTCTATAACGATTTTTGGTGCCACACCTAGTCAAAGAAATACTTATGAAACAAATATCAATAAAACAATCAATGCAGGTAAAAAAATACTGCATTCAAAACATATAGATAAGAGTGATTTTTGCATACAAAATATTGATGAAAAAGATATCTTTAAACTTGCTTGTGAGCTTTTAGAAAAATGA
- a CDS encoding 3'-5' exonuclease, which yields MQEYICVFDCESIPDVELIKHLYDFNGDDLSISKQALERQKEESGSEFLPLPFHKVVSICAVIADKFGNFIKVNKIKGDNEKQMLEEFFNFIDKHQPRLVSFNGKSYDMPLLVIRALKYNINASAYLDASDKWNNYKSKFVENKHCDLLESLGSFGQKGLRLDTLCAMAGLPGKYDVHGNEVLELFYQNKLEKIHEYCESDVLNTYMLFLKYEFIKGNLTQEDYLNILEHFKEELIQKHNKKNYQKPFLNAIEKEKAKF from the coding sequence ATGCAAGAATACATTTGCGTTTTTGATTGTGAGAGCATTCCTGATGTAGAATTGATAAAACATCTTTATGATTTTAATGGCGATGATTTAAGCATTAGCAAGCAAGCTTTAGAAAGACAAAAAGAAGAAAGTGGAAGTGAATTTTTACCCCTGCCTTTTCATAAAGTTGTAAGCATTTGTGCAGTGATTGCAGATAAATTTGGAAATTTCATCAAGGTCAATAAAATCAAAGGCGACAACGAAAAACAAATGCTAGAAGAATTTTTTAACTTCATAGACAAACACCAACCCCGCCTTGTAAGTTTTAATGGCAAAAGCTATGACATGCCTTTGCTTGTTATAAGAGCATTAAAATACAATATCAACGCAAGTGCTTATTTAGACGCAAGCGATAAATGGAATAACTACAAAAGCAAATTTGTAGAAAATAAACACTGTGATTTATTAGAATCTTTAGGAAGTTTTGGCCAAAAAGGCTTAAGACTTGACACACTTTGTGCTATGGCAGGACTTCCTGGAAAGTATGATGTACATGGAAATGAAGTATTAGAACTTTTTTATCAAAACAAATTAGAAAAAATTCACGAGTATTGCGAGAGTGATGTGTTAAATACCTATATGCTATTTTTAAAATACGAATTCATCAAAGGTAATTTAACTCAAGAAGATTATCTTAATATTTTAGAACACTTTAAAGAAGAACTTATACAAAAACATAATAAAAAAAACTATCAAAAACCATTTTTAAATGCCATAGAAAAAGAAAAAGCAAAGTTTTAA
- the galE gene encoding UDP-glucose 4-epimerase GalE: MKILITGGAGYIGSHTLKQFLETNHEICVLDNLSKGSKKSLDELSKIRPFKFFEQDLSDYTGIKKLFKEEKFDAIVHFAASIEVPESMENPLKYYMNNTANTSNLIQTCLETGVKKFIFSSTAATYGEPQTPIVDEQSPLAPINPYGQSKLMSEKVLQDANMANPEFKYCILRYFNVAGACMSYPIGQRYPKATLLIKVAAEVATGKREKLYIFGDDYNTKDGTCIRDFIHVDDISSAHLAALEYLENNESNIFNVGYGHGFSVKEVIETMKKVSGIDFTVELAPKRAGDPSVLISNADKIKTLTNWKPKYDDLELICKSAYEWEKQC; encoded by the coding sequence ATGAAAATTTTAATCACCGGTGGTGCAGGATACATAGGCTCTCATACTTTAAAACAATTTTTAGAAACAAATCATGAAATTTGTGTATTAGACAATCTTTCAAAAGGTAGCAAAAAAAGTTTAGATGAACTTTCTAAGATTAGACCTTTTAAGTTTTTTGAGCAAGATTTAAGCGATTATACTGGGATTAAAAAACTTTTTAAAGAAGAAAAATTTGATGCAATTGTGCATTTTGCAGCTAGTATTGAAGTTCCTGAAAGTATGGAAAATCCTTTAAAATACTATATGAACAATACCGCAAATACAAGTAATCTAATCCAAACTTGTTTAGAAACAGGTGTGAAAAAATTCATTTTTTCCTCAACTGCAGCCACTTATGGAGAACCGCAAACTCCTATTGTAGATGAGCAAAGTCCATTAGCACCGATTAATCCTTATGGGCAAAGCAAGCTTATGAGTGAAAAAGTCTTACAAGATGCTAATATGGCAAATCCTGAATTTAAATACTGCATTTTAAGATACTTCAATGTAGCAGGTGCTTGCATGAGTTATCCTATAGGACAACGCTATCCAAAAGCTACTTTACTTATCAAGGTTGCTGCTGAAGTAGCCACAGGAAAAAGAGAAAAGCTTTATATTTTTGGCGATGATTATAATACTAAAGATGGTACTTGTATTAGAGATTTTATCCATGTTGATGATATTTCAAGTGCGCATTTAGCTGCTTTAGAATACCTAGAAAACAATGAAAGTAATATTTTCAATGTAGGATATGGACATGGTTTTAGTGTGAAAGAAGTTATTGAAACCATGAAAAAAGTAAGTGGGATAGATTTTACAGTAGAGCTTGCACCAAAAAGAGCTGGGGATCCTTCTGTGCTTATTTCAAATGCGGATAAAATCAAAACCCTGACTAATTGGAAACCAAAATATGACGATCTAGAATTAATCTGTAAAAGTGCTTATGAGTGGGAAAAGCAGTGCTAA
- the pglK gene encoding BC-type lipopolysaccharide transporter PglK yields the protein MLKKLFFILNTHDKKFLFALLIFSIFIGFIESFAISLIMPFVSVASNFEFLEKSSYFQPIYEYLNLPSYKIIAYFGCILIAFYIFRAFLNAFYFHLLARFSKGRYHSLACRIFDKYLHLEYENFTNKNQSELLKTITQEVFHLSTLISAFLLMLSESFVVFLLYTLLLIINYKITLALSAFLLLNAFILIKILSPLVKKASMAREEAMKNYFEILNANLNNLKIIKLKTKEQSTQKLYEIQSGLFAKANISNESISSIPRIYLEGMGFCMLCFIVVYLVLRYESDISSILATITIFVVALYRLMPSANRIITSYNEITYYKNSLDIIYNMLNEKEEKLGNESIDFKEKITLKNLCFAYKGKKNLFENLNFELKKNEKIAFIGKSGSGKSTLVDLIIGLLKPSDGAILIDGVKLDESNIKSFRSKIGYIPQQIYLFNDSIAKNISFGEEIDEALLHKVIKQANLESFVNSLEDGVHTKVGDSGSFLSGGQRQRIAIARALYQQPEILVLDEATSALDQESEAKIMEEIYKISKDKTLIIIAHRLSTIQGCDRVFEVNHGHLKEQV from the coding sequence GTGCTAAAGAAACTTTTTTTTATACTCAATACTCATGATAAGAAATTTTTATTTGCATTACTTATTTTTTCTATTTTTATAGGATTTATAGAAAGTTTTGCCATTTCTTTAATCATGCCTTTTGTATCAGTAGCAAGTAATTTTGAGTTTTTAGAAAAAAGCTCATATTTTCAACCTATATATGAGTATTTAAATTTACCAAGTTATAAAATTATTGCTTATTTTGGCTGTATATTAATAGCCTTTTATATTTTTAGAGCCTTTTTAAATGCCTTTTATTTTCATTTGCTTGCGCGTTTTTCTAAAGGGCGTTATCACAGTCTTGCTTGTCGTATTTTTGATAAATACTTACACCTTGAATATGAAAATTTTACTAATAAAAATCAATCAGAACTTTTAAAAACTATTACTCAAGAAGTGTTTCATTTAAGTACTTTAATTAGTGCATTTTTACTCATGCTAAGTGAAAGCTTTGTGGTGTTTTTACTTTATACTTTATTGCTAATTATCAACTATAAAATTACCCTAGCTTTAAGTGCTTTTTTACTCTTAAATGCTTTTATTTTAATCAAAATCCTTTCACCTTTGGTAAAAAAAGCTTCCATGGCTAGAGAAGAAGCGATGAAAAATTACTTTGAAATTTTAAATGCAAATTTAAATAACCTTAAAATCATCAAACTCAAAACCAAAGAGCAAAGCACACAAAAGCTTTATGAAATTCAAAGTGGGCTTTTTGCCAAAGCAAACATTAGCAATGAAAGCATATCAAGCATACCTAGAATTTACCTTGAAGGTATGGGTTTTTGTATGCTTTGTTTTATTGTGGTGTATTTAGTTTTAAGATATGAGAGTGATATTTCATCTATCTTAGCAACTATCACCATTTTCGTAGTAGCTCTTTATAGACTTATGCCAAGTGCAAATCGCATCATCACAAGTTATAATGAAATTACATATTATAAAAACTCTCTTGATATTATTTATAATATGCTTAATGAAAAAGAAGAAAAGCTAGGTAATGAAAGTATTGATTTTAAAGAAAAAATCACTCTAAAGAATCTTTGCTTTGCTTACAAGGGTAAGAAAAATTTATTTGAAAATTTAAATTTTGAGCTTAAGAAAAATGAAAAAATTGCTTTTATAGGTAAAAGCGGGAGTGGTAAAAGCACTTTAGTTGATCTTATCATAGGGCTTTTAAAACCAAGCGATGGAGCTATTTTAATCGATGGAGTTAAACTTGATGAGAGCAATATAAAAAGCTTTAGAAGTAAAATTGGCTACATACCTCAACAAATTTATCTTTTTAATGATTCTATTGCTAAAAATATTAGCTTTGGAGAAGAAATAGACGAAGCACTTTTGCACAAGGTAATCAAACAAGCTAATCTTGAAAGCTTTGTAAATTCACTTGAAGATGGAGTACATACTAAGGTGGGTGATTCAGGTTCGTTTTTAAGCGGGGGTCAAAGACAAAGAATAGCCATAGCAAGAGCACTTTATCAACAACCTGAAATTTTAGTTTTAGATGAAGCAACTAGTGCTCTTGATCAAGAAAGCGAAGCAAAAATCATGGAAGAAATCTATAAAATTTCAAAAGATAAAACTCTCATCATCATAGCTCATAGGCTCTCAACTATACAAGGTTGCGATAGAGTATTTGAAGTAAATCATGGGCATTTAAAGGAACAAGTATGA
- the pglH gene encoding GalNAc-alpha-(1->4)-GalNAc-alpha-(1->3)-diNAcBac-PP-undecaprenol alpha-1,4-N-acetyl-D-galactosaminyltransferase, which yields MKITFIIATLNSGGAERVLVTLANELCKNHEINIIKFHKEDSFYKLDPKIELFTLEQFDFSTLYNKIASRIKKFKALKQALKNHESDVFISFLDTTNIACIWANKGSNTPLIISEHSSYTYLKSKIWKFLRRISFPHANALTVLSNDDKNYYKNFVKKVINMPNPCHFSPIKENLEKENNIIFVGRLDHNKNASMFLKAIAKLDINLQNQYNFFIAGDGELKQDLEQEAKNLNIKVNFLGKVENMQELYKKAKIICLCSFIEGLPTVLLESLYYQVARISTKYISGHKDLIDDGKDGFLVDLDDEKTLSEKLTLLMQDENLRKTLALNAQERCKDYEVANVAQKWLDLIKEVRV from the coding sequence ATGAAAATCACTTTCATCATAGCAACTTTAAATTCAGGTGGTGCTGAAAGGGTTTTAGTTACTTTAGCTAATGAGCTTTGTAAAAATCATGAAATAAATATTATTAAATTTCACAAAGAAGATTCATTTTACAAACTTGATCCAAAAATCGAACTTTTTACTCTAGAACAATTTGACTTTTCCACTCTTTATAATAAAATAGCCTCACGCATTAAAAAATTCAAAGCCTTAAAACAAGCACTTAAAAATCATGAGAGTGATGTTTTTATATCATTTTTAGATACAACTAATATCGCTTGTATTTGGGCAAATAAAGGTTCAAATACACCTTTAATCATTAGTGAACATAGCTCTTATACTTATTTAAAATCTAAAATTTGGAAGTTTTTACGCCGTATAAGTTTCCCTCATGCAAACGCTTTAACCGTGCTAAGTAATGATGATAAAAATTACTATAAAAACTTTGTTAAAAAAGTTATCAATATGCCAAATCCTTGTCATTTTAGCCCCATTAAAGAAAATTTAGAAAAAGAAAACAATATCATCTTTGTAGGCAGACTTGATCATAATAAAAATGCTTCTATGTTTTTGAAAGCCATAGCAAAATTGGATATAAATTTGCAAAATCAATATAATTTTTTCATAGCAGGTGATGGGGAATTAAAACAAGATTTAGAGCAAGAAGCTAAGAATTTAAATATCAAAGTTAATTTTTTAGGTAAAGTTGAAAATATGCAAGAACTTTATAAGAAAGCAAAAATAATCTGCCTTTGCTCTTTCATAGAAGGCCTACCAACAGTTTTACTTGAAAGTTTATATTATCAAGTAGCACGCATTAGTACTAAATACATAAGTGGCCATAAAGATTTAATTGATGATGGAAAAGATGGATTTTTGGTAGATTTAGATGATGAAAAGACTTTGAGCGAAAAACTCACCCTTTTAATGCAAGATGAAAATTTAAGAAAAACGCTAGCACTTAATGCACAAGAACGATGTAAAGATTATGAAGTGGCTAATGTAGCGCAAAAATGGCTTGATTTAATCAAAGAAGTAAGGGTTTAA
- the pglJ gene encoding N-acetylgalactosamine-N,N'-diacetylbacillosaminyl-diphospho-undecaprenol 4-alpha-N-acetylgalactosaminyltransferase — protein MKKLAIFIYSLGSGGAERVVSTLLPVLNLKYEVHLILMNDKISYDIPEVNIHYLEKSSPSESNLAKFLKLPLLAMKYKKLCEDLKINLQFVLLNRPNYIALMAKSLGLKSTLIINECTTPSVIYKHNNLNSFINKFLIRKLYNKADLILANSIGNKEDLIQNFNIETKKCDILYNAIDLESIIEKSKEEIDFKDPFILSVGRLDHGKNHTMLIRAYAKVKTDLKLVILGEGILKDELLALIEELNLKNKVFLLGFDKNPYKYMSKCDFFAFASSFEGFSNVLIECLACNTAVLCTDHKSGARELFLDDEFGLLVKVDDEKAMQEGLEKMCNDEALKASYRQKAFLRAKEFDKISIAKQLFEFFNKA, from the coding sequence ATGAAAAAACTAGCAATTTTTATTTATTCTTTAGGAAGTGGTGGTGCTGAAAGAGTTGTATCCACGCTATTACCTGTATTAAATTTAAAATACGAAGTACATTTGATTTTAATGAATGATAAAATATCATATGATATTCCTGAAGTTAATATCCACTATCTTGAAAAATCAAGTCCAAGTGAAAGTAATTTAGCCAAATTTTTAAAACTACCCTTACTAGCCATGAAATACAAAAAGCTTTGTGAAGATTTAAAAATCAATTTGCAATTTGTATTATTAAATAGACCTAATTATATTGCTTTAATGGCAAAATCCCTAGGACTTAAATCAACCCTTATTATCAATGAATGCACTACTCCAAGTGTAATTTATAAGCATAATAATCTAAATTCTTTTATCAATAAATTTCTTATTAGAAAACTTTACAACAAAGCAGATTTAATCTTAGCAAATTCTATAGGAAATAAAGAAGATTTAATACAAAATTTCAACATAGAAACTAAAAAATGCGATATTTTATACAATGCCATAGATTTAGAAAGCATCATAGAAAAATCCAAAGAAGAAATAGACTTTAAAGATCCTTTTATACTAAGCGTTGGAAGGCTTGATCATGGCAAAAATCATACCATGCTTATAAGAGCTTATGCAAAAGTTAAAACTGATTTAAAATTAGTCATTTTGGGCGAGGGTATTTTAAAAGATGAGCTTTTAGCTTTGATTGAAGAATTAAATTTAAAAAACAAAGTCTTTTTATTAGGTTTTGATAAAAATCCTTATAAATACATGAGTAAATGTGACTTTTTTGCTTTTGCTTCAAGTTTTGAAGGCTTTTCCAATGTTTTAATCGAATGCCTAGCTTGCAATACTGCCGTGCTTTGTACTGATCATAAAAGTGGTGCAAGGGAGCTATTTTTAGATGATGAGTTTGGACTTTTAGTAAAAGTAGATGATGAAAAAGCCATGCAAGAAGGTTTAGAAAAAATGTGTAATGATGAAGCACTAAAAGCTTCATACAGACAAAAGGCTTTTTTGCGTGCAAAAGAATTTGATAAAATTAGCATAGCAAAGCAATTATTTGAATTTTTCAACAAGGCATGA